One Acinetobacter pullicarnis genomic region harbors:
- a CDS encoding RidA family protein, protein MSHADIKKLNRNDVMSGVTIFNQVVYLSGQVPTDTDLGIEGQTAEVLAKIDQLLALANTDKSRMLSAQLYVKNLDDFNTVNAIWIDWVKGVEAPSRATIQADLVNPKWLIEIAVTAAQNV, encoded by the coding sequence ATGAGTCATGCAGATATCAAAAAACTAAACCGTAACGACGTGATGAGCGGTGTTACCATTTTTAATCAAGTGGTGTATTTATCAGGTCAAGTACCAACAGATACTGATTTGGGTATTGAAGGTCAAACCGCTGAAGTACTCGCAAAAATTGATCAGTTATTGGCATTGGCGAATACTGATAAATCAAGAATGCTATCCGCGCAGCTCTATGTTAAAAACTTAGATGATTTTAATACTGTCAATGCGATTTGGATTGATTGGGTAAAAGGCGTTGAAGCACCATCACGCGCAACTATTCAAGCTGATTTGGTTAACCCAAAATGGTTAATTGAAATTGCAGTAACTGCAGCACAAAACGTTTAA